The DNA region AAATCTACCCTCTCGAGACGACGGATCGAGGGATCACTGGTGGCGAAAACCGGACGACTACGGGTGGCTCTGATGCGAGAGTGCCGGCGAAAAGCCGCGTATCAGATTACGGTTCCGTCTCGGAAGGAACAGGAGTGCGAAAGCGCTCGAGTCGAGTCGGAAAGCGAGGGAGACTCAGACGATCAGTTCTGACCCGTCGGCCAGGTACTCCCGACAGAGGTCGCGGTTCAACCGAACGCCCAGGCCGGGGCCTTCGGGGAGGTCGATGTAGCCGTCCTCGAGAATCGGACCGCTCCCCTCGACGCGTTCGACCATATCGTTCCACCAGGGGACGTCGCGAGAGTGGTACTCCATCATCAGAAAGTTCGGAATGGACGCCGATGCGTGCGCCCCGGCGACGGTCCCGAGTGGGCTCGAGATGTTGTGGGAGGCCACGGGAACGCCGTAGAGGTCACAGATCATGGCGATCTTTCGGTACTCCCCGAGGCCGCCACACTTGTTCACGTCCGGGGCAGCGATGTCGAAAACTCCGTCCCGGGCGGCCTTGTTGAACTGATGAGGCTTCACGAGATTCTCGCCGGTGAGTACGGGCAGATCCAGCGCCCGCGTGACCCGCTTCTGGGCCTCGAACTTCTCCGGCGGCACCGGGTCCTCGAGGAAGGCCAGGTCGAACCGCTCGAGTTTCTTGCCCAGGCGGATCGCCGTCTCGACGGTGAAGTTCCAGTGGAGGTCCATCCCGAGGTCGATGTCGTAGCCGATTTCGTCGCGAACCGCCTCGACGAGTCGCACCTTGTGCTCGATGGCCGCGTTGTCCATTCGGCGGTTCGCCTCGTCGTAGGCGGCGTGCGTCGGCACGTCGAGGTCGAGTTTCAGCGCGTCGAAGCCCTCGTCGACGACCTCGCGAGCCGCTCGGGCATACGATTCCGGCGTGTAGACGTCCGTCGGATCGTAGGCGACGGCTTCACCGAGGGACTCGCCACCGTGAGTGTCGCAGTAAATCTTGATCTCGTCGCGGTACTTCCCGCCGAGCAGTTCGTACACCGGAACGTCGAGCACCTTTCCTTTGATGTCGTAGCAGGCGGTTTCAATTGCGGTGAACGCCGCCTGGCCAATGCGGCCGGTCGCCGTGTATCGCTGTTCGAGGAGTTCGACGATCCGATCGGTGTCGAGCGGATTCTCGCCCTCGAGGTCGATCGACATTCGCCCGGCCATATCCAGCGCGGCCTCCGCCCGGAACGTCTCGCCGAGCCCGTAGACCCCCGAATCGGTCTCGACTTTGACGATCCCCCAGGTGAAGTTCCCGGCGATGGCCATCGTCTTCACGTCTGTAATCTCGATGTCTCGATCTGCGGGCCGGTGTGACTCCTCCATGCCCATATCCCGCCAGGGGACGCCGCCGCCCTGCGGGATACGGTAGTCTGGTTCGTCCTCGTTCATCGTCTAACCGATGTTCGAAGCCTCGAATAAACCTTGTGGTGTGTACGGTACGTGTGAGTCTCGAGCGGACTACGGTCTCGAGCGGTCGATCGACGACGGAGAGATAGTCGGTGTCGGCCTACCGATGCCCCATCGAATCCAGCACGGCGACCGGCGACGACGGCGGTTCCAGTGCGCCCGTCACCGTCACGGTCTCGCGGAGTCGGATATCGGCCGACGATCGGCCGACTTGCACCTCGAACGATCCCGGTTCGACGACCCACTCGGCGTCCCGATCGAGAAGCGCGAGCGCGTCCGTCGAGAGCGAAAACGAGACCCGTCGACGCTCGCCTGGCGGGAGCGAGAGGCGCCGGAAACCGCGAAGTTCCCGAACCGGGCGCGTCACGCTGGCCTCGCGGTCGCGCACGTAGAGTTGCACCACCTCGACGCCTGGACGGTCGGCTGCGTTCGTCACGTCCAGGGAGAGATCGATCGCCCCGCCAATCGGTACCGTCGTCGACGCGACATCGAAGTTCGCGTACTCGAAGGTCGCGTAACTCTCCCCGTGGCCGAACGGGTACCACGGATCTGCAGGTTCGTCGACGTAATCTTGTTCCGCCGAGAGGGCCGTCCGGCGGTAGTGAACCGGGAGCTGTCCGGCCGATCGCGGGATCGACACGGGGAGGCGCCCGGTCGCGTCGACGTCGCCGAACAGCACGTCCGCGATCGCGAGACCGCCGGCCTGGCCGGGAAGCCACGCCTCGAGAATGGCCGCGGGGGTGTCGAGAGAAGCCAGCGAGAGGGGACGTCCGTTGACGAGCACGACGACGAGCGGCGTCCCGGTTGCGGCGACCGCTTCGAGTAACGCCTGCTGCCGCCCGGGCAACGATAGCGACGTCCGGTCGAGGCCTTCTCCCGCGGTGCCGGTCGCGTCCCGCTCCACGTCGATACCGGATCGGCCCCCGACGCAGGCCAGGACGACGTCGGCATCCCTGGCGGCGGCCGTCGCAGCATCGAAGTCGCCCGACTCGCCGTCGGTCGCATCGTCCTCGGCGCGAACCTCACACCCGCGCTCGTACCGAACGGATCGCGTTTGCAGGCGATCACGAATGGCCTCGAGCGGCGTGACCACGTCGAGGCCGCTCTCGTCAGATTCTGCAGCCGCATAGGTGTAGTTGCCGAGCAGGTGTCGGGGACTGTCAGCGTTCGGCCCGACGACTGCGACGGTCGCGTCCGTCGAGAGCGGCAGGACGCCGTTGTTCTCGAGCAAGACGAGCGTCTCTCGAGCGGCTCGTCGAGCAAGGCGACGATGCTCCTCGCTGTCGAAGACCTCGCCGACGCAATCCGGGTCGGGGGTCGCCGACTCGAAGAGGCCGAGTCGAGACTTCTGCTCCAGGTGGCGACGGGCGGCTCGGTCGACGAGTGCCTCGCGGATCTCCCCGTCGCGAACCGCCTCGAGAAGGGCGGAACCGTAGCACTCGCGCTCGGGTAGTTCGACGTCGATACCGGCGCGTAGCGCGATCCGCCCAGCTGCCGCGCGGTCGGGGACGACGTGATGATCGTCACAGAGCAGTTCGATCCCGCGGCCGTCGGAGACGACCGTTCCATCGAACCCCCACTCGTCCCGGAGGACGCCCGTGAGGAGTCGTTCGTCGGCGTGACAGGGGACGCCCTCGACGGCGTGGTAGGCCGCCATGATCGATTCGACGTCACCCCGTTCGACAGCGGCGCGGAACGGCCGGAGATCGTTCGCCTCGAGCGTTCGAAAGGATCTGGTAGCCGGCGCGCGGTTTTGGCCGCCTTCGGGGCGGCCGTGGCCGGCGAAGTGCTTGGCGGTTGCGAGGACCGAGCCGTGGTTCCCACCCTGGAACCCCTCGATGGCGGCGAGTCCCAGCCGACCCACGAGCGCGGGATCCTCGCCGAATGTCTCCTCGATGCGGCCCCACCGGGGATCCAGCCCCAGGTCGAGAACCGGCGCGAGCGTTGCCCGACAACCGACGGCGCGAAGTTGGCTCGACATCCCGTCAGCTACGCGTTCGAGGAGTTCGGGATTCCAGGTGCTGGCCATCCCGATGCTCTGCGGAAACGCGGTTCCCCGTCGCCCGGCGTACCCACAGAGTGCCTCCTCGCGGAATATAGCGGGGATTCCGGGTCGCGTCTCGGCCTCGAGAAACGACTGTACGTCTCGGACCACGCGAGCGAGAGCCGCGGGCTCGAGGCGGCTCTCTCGGCCGACGCGCGTAACGCGACCGATACCGTGGGGTATCGTTTCGAGCGCACGGTCGCGGGAGAACGACCCGTCCTCGAGGAGCGTTCCGATTCGCACCGTGCCGAGTTGAGCCACCTTCTCCTCGAGGGAGAGCGTCTCGAGCAGCGCGGCGACCTGCTCCGTGTTGGTCTCTTGCATGGAACGTCGATGGAGTGCGCTTCGCGGAACGGGCGTAAATAGTTCCGGGCGAGAGGCCTGTCGAATGGGGGTCGGACCGCGGCGATC from Natronosalvus rutilus includes:
- a CDS encoding mandelate racemase/muconate lactonizing enzyme family protein → MNEDEPDYRIPQGGGVPWRDMGMEESHRPADRDIEITDVKTMAIAGNFTWGIVKVETDSGVYGLGETFRAEAALDMAGRMSIDLEGENPLDTDRIVELLEQRYTATGRIGQAAFTAIETACYDIKGKVLDVPVYELLGGKYRDEIKIYCDTHGGESLGEAVAYDPTDVYTPESYARAAREVVDEGFDALKLDLDVPTHAAYDEANRRMDNAAIEHKVRLVEAVRDEIGYDIDLGMDLHWNFTVETAIRLGKKLERFDLAFLEDPVPPEKFEAQKRVTRALDLPVLTGENLVKPHQFNKAARDGVFDIAAPDVNKCGGLGEYRKIAMICDLYGVPVASHNISSPLGTVAGAHASASIPNFLMMEYHSRDVPWWNDMVERVEGSGPILEDGYIDLPEGPGLGVRLNRDLCREYLADGSELIV
- a CDS encoding glycoside hydrolase family 3 N-terminal domain-containing protein, producing MQETNTEQVAALLETLSLEEKVAQLGTVRIGTLLEDGSFSRDRALETIPHGIGRVTRVGRESRLEPAALARVVRDVQSFLEAETRPGIPAIFREEALCGYAGRRGTAFPQSIGMASTWNPELLERVADGMSSQLRAVGCRATLAPVLDLGLDPRWGRIEETFGEDPALVGRLGLAAIEGFQGGNHGSVLATAKHFAGHGRPEGGQNRAPATRSFRTLEANDLRPFRAAVERGDVESIMAAYHAVEGVPCHADERLLTGVLRDEWGFDGTVVSDGRGIELLCDDHHVVPDRAAAGRIALRAGIDVELPERECYGSALLEAVRDGEIREALVDRAARRHLEQKSRLGLFESATPDPDCVGEVFDSEEHRRLARRAARETLVLLENNGVLPLSTDATVAVVGPNADSPRHLLGNYTYAAAESDESGLDVVTPLEAIRDRLQTRSVRYERGCEVRAEDDATDGESGDFDAATAAARDADVVLACVGGRSGIDVERDATGTAGEGLDRTSLSLPGRQQALLEAVAATGTPLVVVLVNGRPLSLASLDTPAAILEAWLPGQAGGLAIADVLFGDVDATGRLPVSIPRSAGQLPVHYRRTALSAEQDYVDEPADPWYPFGHGESYATFEYANFDVASTTVPIGGAIDLSLDVTNAADRPGVEVVQLYVRDREASVTRPVRELRGFRRLSLPPGERRRVSFSLSTDALALLDRDAEWVVEPGSFEVQVGRSSADIRLRETVTVTGALEPPSSPVAVLDSMGHR